The Bacteroidales bacterium DNA window AATAATTCAAACGGCTATCTCGACATGGAACTCATGCGGTTTACAACTGCAGGAAGTGTCGATGACGGAAAAAGTACATTAATCGGGAGATTACTTTACGACAGTAAATCAATTTTTGAAGACCAGATTGAAGCAATAAAAATTGCAAGTAAAAACAGAGGCAAAGAAGAAGCAGACTTGGCACTTTTAACAGATGGATTAAGAGCTGAAAGAGAGCAAGGTATTACTATTGATGTTGCATACAGATATTTTGCAACTCCTAAAAGAAAGTTTATTATAGCTGATACTCCGGGGCATATTCAATATACAAGAAATATGGTAACAGGTGCATCAACCGCCAACCTTGCCGTAATCCTTATTGATGCACGTAACGGTGTTGTTGAACAAACATTAAGGCATACATATATTGCTTCATTGCTTCAAATTCCGCATGTTGTAGTTTGTATAAATAAAATGGATCTTATTGATTATAATGAAAAAAAATACCATAAGATCAAAAAACATTTTATGGAATTTGCTCCTAAACTCGATATAAAAGATATACGTTTTATTCCAATCAGTGCTTTAAAAGGAGATAATGTTGTTGACAGTTCTAAAAAAATGGAATGGTACACCGGTGCTACTCTTATGCATGTACTGGAAAATATATTTATATCAGGAGACAGCAATTATGTTGATGCCAGATTCCCCGTTCAATATGTAATTCGTCCTCAAAATGATAAATACCATGATTACAGAGGTTACGGAGGAAGAATTGACGGAGGTATTTTCAGGGTTGGAGATAAGGTTAAAATATTACCATCCGGTTTTGAATCAGAGATCAAATCAATTGATTCTCTCAATGAAAGTCTTGAACTTGCATATGCCCCTCAATCAGTATCTATTACAATAAAAGATGATATTGATATAAGCAGAGGTGATATGATCGTTAAATCAAATAATTTACCTAACCAAAGCCAAGATATAACAGCAATGATCAGTTGGTTTCATGAAAGACCCTTAATAATAGGCGGAAAATATTCATTAAGACATACAACAAAAGATATTAGATGTATGGTCAAAGAAGTACGTTTCAAAATGAATATCAACACCTTGGAAAGAGATCATGAAGATAAGGATATACAAATGAATGATATTGCTCGTATTCATATAAGAACTACACAACCCCTGTTTTATGATTCATACAGAAGAAACAGAAATACCGGAAGCTTCATTTTAATTGATGAAGTAACTAATGAAACTGTCGGTGCCGGAATGATCATTGAACGAATATAACCTGATTAATTCATAAACTTTTTCTAAATCGCTGAGGCTCTTTCGGATTACGCCCTCCGGTTGTGAGAGAAGTTTGTAATCCGGAAGTTAAACAGCTCGGGATTACAAACTCCAAACAACCACGTAGTTAGTTTGGTTTATGAATTATTCAGAATAAAATTATGTGGTTTGAAATGTCAAAAATTGTTAAAATTTAATTAAAGAATATGACTTCTTAAAATTTTTAACAAAAATTGATTAATTTTGAATTTTATAGATTTTTTAGGAAGTTTACGAAAAATGCCGATATTGTCAGGTATTAATAAAGTATCAAATTGTTACATTGTTTCATTGCTGCATTGTTGTTTATTAACAATTTAACAATGCAACAATGAAACAATGTAATAGTTGTATGTTTGTTTATAATTTTCAGTAACGGCATAACTCTAAACAAATTTGTATCAGTAAAATTCACAGACTAAAAACTATTTTTCAATGACATTTGATGCAATAATTGTTATGCTGGTTTTACTTTTCCTTGTTGTTTCATTGTATAAGGAAATTGTAGGGCCTGCCATGACTTTTATTATTGCTGTTATCGTTCTCGGTATCACTCATGTTCTTGATCCTTCTGAAATACTTGACGGTTTTGCCAATGAACAGATTGCAGTTATTGTAATGCTGTTATTAATAGGTGATATTTACAGAAGAACATCTGTTCTTGATATCTTTTTTGACTATATCTTTAAAAGATCAAAATCTGTTAAAAATTTTACGGCAAGAATGATGTTCATTGTAGCACCTTTATCTGCTTTTTTGAACAATACACCTTTAGTGGCTTTAATGATGCCCTATGTTCACAACAGTGCCAAAAGGTTCAAGACCCCGGTTTCAAAACTAATGATTCCGCTTTCGTTTGCAGCAATTCTCGGAGGATGTGCTACATTAATAGGAACATCTACTAATCTGATTGTTAACGGATTGGTTACAGATCAAAAAATTATTCCAAATTTACCCGAACTTAATATTTTTGATTTTACGGCAGTGGGACTGCCTATGGTTTTTATCGGAATTCTATATATCTTGATTTTCGGTCAAAAAATGTTACCTGACACAAAAAGTGCAATGGAAAACCTGCCTGCTATTGAAAGAGATTATATAGTAGAAGGAAGAATAAAAACTAACAGTTCATTGATAGGCAAAACTATAAATGAAGCAGGCTTAAGAAATCTCGAAGGGCTTTTTCTATTTGAAATATTACGTGAAAATATTCGAATAACTGCCGTACCTAATGATACAATTTTAATGGAAGAAGACATATTGCTTTTTACAGGTAATACAAAATCTGTTGCCGATTTTGTTAAATCTAAAAAAGGAATTGAAATCCCGTCAGTAGGTATGTTTTCACGAAAAAAAAATACTGAAGTTATTGAAATTGTTATATCTCATAATTCAAGTTTAAACGGAAAAACTTTAAAGGAAGTTAATTTCAGAGCAAGATTTGATGCTACGGCAATTGCTGTTCATCGTGACGGCGAAACCGTTGCCGGAAAGATAGGTAATGTAGAACTGAAATCAGGAGATGCAGTATTACTTCTCGCCGGTACTTACTTTGAAGCTCGACTAAAAGATACAATTGATTTCTTTTTAATATCAAGAGTTAAAGAAATCAGAAGAATTGGAATCGGCAGAACAGCATTTCTTGTTGGCGGTACTGTAGTTGTAATTCTTTTATCTGCTCTCGGATTAATAAAATTCTTTAATGGTTTATTAGTATTATTAACAGGACTTGTTATTTTTAAGATCACTAAACCGAAAAATTTAGTAAAAAGTGTTGATTATGAATTAGTATTGATAATAGCTTTGTCTCTCGCTCTCGGTTTGGCTATGATTAAAACAGGTGTTGCCGATTTATTTGCAGAAGGTATTATTGCTGTATTTAAACCTCTTGGGAAAATTGGAATTTTATCAGGTATATATTTAATTACAACAATTCTTGCGGCATTTATTACTAATAAAGCAGCAGTTGCAGTAATATTTCCTGTTTCTCTGACATTAGCCCAAGAATTAAATTTGGATGTTATGCCTTTTATTTTAGTCGTTGCATATGCTGCAGCTGCAAATTTTATGACTCCCATTGGTTATCAAACCAATTTAATGGTATATGGGCCGGGAGGATATAAATTCAAAGACTTTTTTAAGATAGGTGCACCATTAACTCTTATATATATGGTTGTAACTATTACAATTCTTAGTTTAATATATTTTTAACTATATGAAACATCCATGATTGATTTTAAACACACACGAGTATGATTATACGGCAAAAGTTACAGATAACATGAATCTTGCGTGTTGTGGATGTCCCGGCTGATTTTTGAAAATAATTAAATATAAACAGATGAATAAAACAGCATTAATAACCGGAGCAACTTCAGGTATCGGAAAAGCAACTGCTTTGATATTAGCAAAAAATAATTATGATCTTATTATCACCGGAAGAAGACAAGAACGTCTTCTTGATCTGGAAAATAAAATTAAAACTGAATACAATGTTGAAGTTCTGATATTACATTTTGATATTCGAGAAAAAAAAGAAACTAAAAGACAAATTGAAAACTTGACAGGTAAGTGGAATGAAATTCATGTTCTGGTAAATAATGCCGGTCTTGCAGCAGGATTAGATTTTATTCAAGAAGGAGATATTGATGATTGGGAAAAAATGATTGATACAAATGTAAAAGGATTATTATATATTTCAAGAGCAATTATGCCCGGTATGCTTAGCAGAAAATCAGGGCATATTGTTAATATCGGTTCTGTTGCAGGTAAAGAAACTTATTTAAAAGGAAATGTATATTGTGCCTCAAAACATGCTGTTGATTCAATAACTAAAGCCATGAGAATGGATATGTTACCATATGGAATTAAAGTAACTTCTGTTAATCCCGGAATGACGGATACAGAATTTTCTTTTGTAAGGCTCGGTGATAAAGATGCTGCCGATAAAGTATATACCGGATTAACACCACTTTATGCACAAGATATTGCTGAAGCAATTGAGTTTGTAATAACACGTCCTGATCATGTAAATATAAATGATATACTAATCATGCCGACAGCCCAAGCTAATTCATCACATACACACAGAACATTATAAATGGGTATTAAAAGAATATATGTTAAAAGAAATTGAGGTAATAAAATACAGAGCATTCAAAATTCATGTGAATATCTTATTCTTCAGGATCAACAATGATTCTAAAATATTTGCAATTAAAAGTACAATAATTTTAATATTACTCTCAATAGGGTATTCATTAATATCTGCATTGTTTGGATGGTGGGGAGGTAGTTTAGCGCACCCTTTCAGAAATGTAAAAAACACATTAGAAGCTATTCATATTAATTTGTCAGGAGGTGTTGATTATTCTGACAAAATGAATAACCTGGAATATGATGATAAAACTAATTATGTTTGGAATAATTTGCTTAGAGAAACTTTAGACAAGATTAATAAAGAAAATGTAGAAATAATATTGAAAATACAAGAAGAATATGAACAACTAAATAAAGAAATATTTACTGAAGATAATATTGATTATTTAATTTCAGAATTTAATAAAGTTGAAATTCAAAAGATAAGAAAAGAAGAGATGAAAGATGTAATTAAAGATATTTTTAATGCAATAAAAACATATTAGAGATTATGGATATAAACAATTACATTAAAACAGCAATTATAGCATCTATTAATGCAGGTAAAGAAATTTTAAAAGTATATGAAAGCGATGATTTTCAGATAAGTTCAAAAGAAGATAAATCTCCGCTTACTTTGGCAGATCAAAATGCACATAATAAAATTGTCGAATTCCTCGAAAAAACAGAAATACCAATTTTAAGTGAAGAAGGTAAACATTTACCGTATGATGAGAGAAAAAATTGGGATTATTTTTGGTTAGTTGATCCACTTGACGGAACTAAAGAATTTATTAAAAGAAATGGTGAATTTACAGTTAATATTGCACTGATAAAAGGAACAATTCCAATAGCCGGAATAATTTATGTCCCGGTTACAAAAGTTTTATACTTTGCAAATAGTGATGAAGGCGCATATAAAATTGAAGATATTGATTCGGAAGATCTTCATGATTTCGACTTTGAAATATTAAGATCAAATGCCGTAAAACTACCTGTCCCTGATTTTGAAAGACCATATACAGTCGTGGGAAGCCGTTCACACATGTCAGAAGAAACAACTCAATATATTGAAAAGTTAAAAGAGGATCACGGTGATATTGAAATGTTATCGGTAGGAAGTTCTCTTAAACAGTGCATGATCGCTGAAGGTAAAGCAGATATTTATCCTCGTTTTGGCCCAACCATGGAATGGGATACAGGAGCCGGACATGCTATTATTAATGCTTCAGGAGGATCCATAACACAAGTTGACGGTTCTCCTTTAATATATAATAAAGAAAATTTATTAAACCCTTATTTCATAGTAAAAAGGAATCTTTAAAGTAAATTATTGAATGATGTTGAATTTGAAAGACAGATCAATAATATTTCTAATTGCTGTAAATCTTTTCCCGCTTTTAGGCGTTTTGTTTTTCGATTGGGATGCAATAATGATTGTAATGTTTTATTGTATTGAAACATTTATAATTGGATTATTTAATGCAGCTAAAATGATTCTCTCTAAAGTTGATAGCCCTCAAAAATATTTATCGGAAAATAAAACATCCAACGGTCAGTTTACGGATATTCAGGGCAATCCGGGGTGCATAAAAATATTTTTGGTTCCGTTTTTTCTTTTTCATTATAATATTTTTGTGATTTCTCAAACGGTAGCAATTTACTTTATATCAACTGAATTTTTTGAAAATGAAATTAGTATACAAAATTTTTTAACTTATGATTTTATTGTTACTGTTTTATTGATCATTTTAAGCCATGCCTATTCTTTTTATAAGAATTATATCGGTAAAGAAGAATATAAAAAAATATCAGTGCAGCAACTTATGTCATTGCCTTATAAACGTATTATAATACAACAAGTTACTGTTATTGCAGGAGTTTTTTTAATAATATTGTTTCAAGGACCGATAGGCTTTTTAATTTTGTTGATCGGATTAAAATTAATTGTTGATATTAGAGCACATAATAAATCTCATAAGGATAATAATTCCTTTTTAGACAAAATGATTGATTTGCAAAAAGGAAGGAATATAAAATAAAAAAGAGTATATTTGTTTTGTCAACAGAATAAAAAATGTTAATTTTGTTCCGGTCACAGAACAGACAGCCATGAAGAAAGAACACTTTAAACAAATTATTATTGAATATCAAGAGTATCTGTCTGATATTAAGTTTATCAGAAGACATTATGCTGTTGAAAAAAATGCAAATTATGTTTTTGTCGGACAAAGAAGAGTAGGCAAAACATATTTCATGTTTCAAATAATTGAAGATTTAATTAAATCCGGGACAGATAAAGAGCAGATTTTATATATTAATTTTGAAGATGAGCGTCTTTTAGAATTAAAAACAAAAGACTTACAACTAATAATTGAAAGCTACAAAGAATTATATGATTTAAAACCGATATTGTTTTTTGATGAAATACAAAATGTCAAGAACTGGGAGAAATTTGTAAGAAGATTATCTGACCAAAAGTACAGAATATATATTACCGGAAGCAATGCAGAATTATTAAGTAAAGAAATAGCAACAACTCTCGGCGGCAGATTTTTAATTAAAGAAATACACAGTTTATCCTTTAAAGAGTTTTTAGATTTTAAAAGTATTAAACTCCAAGAGAACTTTGAATTTAAAGAACAAAAATATCAAATAATAAAGCTGTTTGAAGAGTATTTTTATTACGGCGGATTTCCTGAAACAATAAATTTCAAAAATAAGAAAGAATATTTGAGTAATTTATATCAAAAGGTATTTTACGGTGATATTGTGAGCAGATATAAAGTTAATAATAATTTTGCATTAAAATTATTGATAAAAAAAATTGCTGAAAATACAAATGATGCAACTTCATTTAACAGATTAAAAAATGTTATTAAAGCTGTAGGGGTTAATGTCGGTACTAATACATTAATAAATTATTTCACTTATCTTGAAGATGCTTTTTTTATTTATGATATAAAAAATTATAATTCTAAATTTGCAGAAAAAGAGAGTATAAAAAAATTTTATTTTGCAGATAACGGAATTTTGAACCTGTTTTTATTAGAACCTGAATCAAAATTATTAGAAACTCTTGTTTTTAACACTTTAAGAACTAAATATAAAAGTGAAAACATTTATTATTATCGTGATAAAATTGAAATTGACTTTTATTTGCCGAAAAAGGAACTGATACAAGTTTCTTACGATTTGCAATATGAAAAAACAAGAAACAGAAAAATAAATGCAATATTAAAAGCAAAAGATGAATTAAAAGCATCAAAATATACGATTATAACTTATAATGAAGAAGAAATAATTGAAATAAAAAATACAAAAATCGAACTTATACCTGTTTGGAAATGGGTATTAAAATTTTAATTTGAAATAATAAAATAAACAAATACAATATGAACAACAAATTCCACTTCAAATGTCGCACTTGCGGATACAAAATTGAAGGTTTTAAAGAATGGTTCGGGAATAATCAAAAATGCCCGAAATGTAAAGATAATAAGATCTATACTATCTATAATACGCCTAAAGAAAAGATCAATGAATTGATCAATACAAAGGAAAAACCAAAAAGCCTTTGGCATTATTTTGATTTTCTTCCTTTGGAACATAAAGAAAATATTATAACCGACGGGGAAGGTGTAGCACCAATTGAACGCTGGGATTTTTTCGAAGATTATGCAAAAAGAAAGTATGATTTAGACCTTGAAATCTATATTAACCGAAATGATACAAGCTTTGCGACCGGTACTTTTAAGGATAAGGGCGGAGCTTTGGCTGCAAGTGTTTTAAAAGAACAGGGAGTAAAAGAATATGTGGTTCCGAGTACCGGAAATACGGCTTCGGCATTTGCTCATTATCTTGCTAAAGCAGGAATCTCTTGCTCAATCTTTGTTCCGGAGAATGCATTGTTGGACAGTGAAGCTCATATAGGAACATACGGACAAAAATTATTCAGAGTAAAAGGCGATTATGCTTACGCCAAAAAAGTAGCGACAGATTATGCCAATAAATACGGTGTACTTATTACGGGAGGTAATCTTGATCCTTTAAGATTGGAAGCAAAGAAAACTCAAGTATTTGAGATGTTACGCGTAATGGGAAAAATTCCCGATGTTTACATTCAAGCAATAAGCGGCGGAACCGGGCCCTTTGCGGTTGAAAAAGCATTTATTGATTTTGAAGGAACTGATTTGTTGGGCAAACTTCCGCGATTTTTATTGTCACAAGGCGATAAATGTGCCCCGATGGCTCATGCATGGGAAAAAGCAAAAGCAAATAACTTTCCGGAAGGCTATGAAAAAGATTATCCGATATATGAAAATCCTGAAGTATTAATACCGACCATTGCAACCGGAAATCCCGGTATGTATCCCTTAATGGCACCATTGGTCAGAAAGAGCGGCGGTGAAATTTTCCCCGTAAAAGAAGAACTCGCGGTTGATCTTGCTCGTTTGGTTGCCTTTGAACATGTGATTAAAATAGGGCCTGCTTCTGCTGCCGGTGTATTAGGTTTGTTTGAAGGTTTGAAAAGAGGTTTAATAAATAACGGAGAAACTGTTTTTATAAACATGGGAGAAAGTGCAAACCGAGCTTACAGTTTTATGCAAGAAACAGCTTATACTACTGAAAATATCTCATCGGTTGATGATTGTGAACGCTTTGACCGATCAAAATATAAAGAAATGGTTTGGAAACCTTTTGAGAAATATTAAAAAACAGATACTTTAGCGACTGTGGTAAGTTTTTTGTGATGATAGTTTAGTATGGAAATACGAAAGTTAAAATATCAAGATTTAATCGATGAACAAAACTTAAAATTAGTTTGTCCAAATAGTAATAGTAAATTTGCACAAATTACTGCGTATAGGTGGACTTTTTTTCCTATTGAAAATGAAGATAATTTTTTACCCAAGTTGATTTATGACAAGAAAAAAAACATACCTCATAGAATAAATAGTAATAACGAATCCTTAATATGTAGTTCTTGTGGTTTATCTATGTTTAATTCAGAAATTAATGCTAGTAAAAAATTCTTTTCTATTCCTTTAAGGAATAGAAAATTGCTTGGATATACCCATATTTCAAAAGGCAATCTTGATAATCATGGTTTAATGTCTGAAATTAGTAAAACAGGACATTTCGATTTTTTTGAATTTATTGATGTTGATTTGAAGAATAAATTTAGTATTGATACAGAATTAACTAATGAAGAAAAGTAAAGGTTATAATATTGAAGAATTACCTTTAAAGAATTTAAAAAAAGTAGCTGACTTAATTGAATTTGAAGGCCCAATTTTATCTTTATTTAAAGATGAAAAGCAGAATTATTTTTTATTTTATTGGGTTGATCAAGATAATATTCTTAATAGATGGTTAATTTGGAAGATTGATATTCCGCAATTAAAACATTATATAAATGGTATAATTAGTTTATATGAAGTTATTAATTCTCCAACAAAAGATTATATTTTTCAAGTTGATATTGATGGTGAGTTAAATTATAGAAACATTAAGTTTATTGATATTAAAGATATATCTGAAGATTATTTGCCTGAAATTGAGAGTTTTTATGATACTGATTTCTTACCACAAATACAAGAATTAATTGATTTAAAAGAAAAAATATTTTATTTAGAGTCTTTAAGAAAAAAATCTTTATACTTTACTTTAAAACCTACTACTAGTGTTTTTTCCACGACAATTAGTGTAGTTGAAGCAGGAAATTTTCTTCGAGATATTTCTAGCTCTTTTTTAAGTTTTGTTGAATTTGATTTTTTTGAGAGTTTTAAAGAAATTATTACAGATGTTAAAAAAATCAACAGAACTATATTAAGAATTAAAGAAATACTTACTTTAAGAGTTGTTCATTTAAAGTATAGTAGTTTTGAAGTTGCTTTAGCCACTGATACAGTTCAAAAAATTGAGAGTAAAGAAATCTCTGAATGGAGAAATCAGGTATTAGATAAGTATAAGGTTGATGTTATTAATTTAGATTATGACTCTGAAAATCATATTAATAAGATGATTAATAAATATCCATCGCAAACAAGACATAAAATTTATACCCCAATTATTAATATTATTAATAATAAAAATTATTCAACTAATGTTAGTGATCATTATAAAAGAACTGTTAGGTCTTTAAAAAAAATTAACAAGAAAAATAAAGAACTTTTAATACCAAAATCACAAGAGAGTGGTAAAAAAGAAGAAACTAGTAAGAAATTAATCAATTTAATTATTGAAATTGATGGCAATACGGATATTGGAAAAATCGGAAAACGTGAATTACACGATAATCTCCTTTTTTCTGAGGAAATAAGTGAATATATTATTAAAATGGATAAAATTGAAACCTCTGAATATACAATTGAATTGAAAGAATCAATAAATTTAAAAATACTTTATGAAGATGCTTCATATAAAATAGCTGATAATGAGTATGGTATAGGATGTGAAGCTGAAACATCGGAAGAAGCTATAAACTCCTTTAAGGAAAAGTTCATTAATTTTTATAAATTTTTTATAAATGATAATTCTGAAGAAAATATTATTATAAAAAGGAAATTAAATCGTATTGTACAAAAAATCATAAAGAAATAAACTATTCATGGGAAGAGCATTTGAATACAGAAAAGCAGCAAAAATGAAACGTTGGGGTAAAATGTCAACCTTATTCCCCAAATTGTCAAAGGCAATTACTATAGCAGCTAAAGAAGGCGGCACCGATCCGGATATGAATTCCAAACTTCGTACAGCGATAATAAATGCCAAAGCCGGAAATATGCCCAAAGATAACATCGACAGAGCAATAAACCGCCAGAAATCCGAGATTATCCAGCAGAAACTTTTTTCTCAAGTGAATATAGAAGAGCCAAATCAAGGAAAGCTTTTCCTCAATTTCAAAGTATTGTTGAAAAAACTATTCAAGAATCAGAATCTGTAATTAAAGGAAATATAAATGATAATGATTGGTAGAGTTTTTATCAATACTAAATAATATCAGCTACTAATTGAGTTGACAATCATTAGCTGTATTGCCTTTTAGAAAAGTTTAAATCAATTGAAATAAATATAAAAAAGAACACAACAAATGTATAAAAAAAATAAGGGCAAATTACAAAACTGAAAAGTAGCAATAAGTAATAAACACCGCAATCCCGAATGCTTTCGGGATGCTTTTGTAAATAATTTAAGAGGTAAAAAAACAAAAATTTTGCTACTTTTATAAATGAAAGTATTTGCGGATTTATCCCTTACCTTTTTTTATACCAACGTTACCTGCAAGCACAAAAAAATGAATGACCTGAAAAAAGATATCAATAGTAGATTAATAAAATTTGAGAAGTTAGGAGTAGAATTACAATCTAGCGGAACAAAACTTATTGGCAAAGCTCCACACATTGCCCCTTTAGCCTGGATGCATACTATTTTTAAAGGTCTGACTGAAAAAGAAATTTTGGAATTAGAAAAAGAATTAAATACCGATATCCCAAAGGATTATCAGGAATTTTTAAAAATTTCTAATGGATTGCATATTTTCAATACGACTTTTTGTTTAAATGGTTTAAGAAAATCATATGACAGAACAGATGAAATCGAAAATAGAAAACCATTTTGTCTGAAAACTGCCAATATTAATGAAAGACCCTTGAATTCTAAAATGGAATATTTTTTTATTGGGAGTTATGATTGGGATGGGTCATATTTATATATAAATAAAAAAAACAATAAAATTTATAGATGCGACAGAGAAAATGCTGAACCTCTGAATGAATGGGACAATCTCACCGAATTGATAATAAGCGAAATTGACAGACTATCAGAATTGCATAACGAAAATGGAACTGAAAAAAATGAAGATGAACCGAAAATACCAAATAAAACCAGCAGGTAATGTATAAAAAAAATAAGGGCAAATTACAAAACTGAAAATTAGCAACAAGTAACAAGCACCGCAATCCCGAATGCTTTCGGGATGCTTTTGTAAATAATTTAAGAGGTCAAAACCCCAAAATTTTGATACTTTTATAACTTTTAAGTATTTGCGGATTTAGACCTTACCTTTTTTTATACCCACGTTACCAAATATTATAAATCCTACTGCAATAAAGAAACTGTATCTCGTGTAAATGGAAAAAAATATTATACCGTCTTTATTTATTAAAAGTATACTTTTGAGAAATTAATTTATAATTTTGCGACAATAAATGATAACCTGCATTATTCATGCGTTTTTTCTT harbors:
- a CDS encoding SLC13 family permease, whose product is MTFDAIIVMLVLLFLVVSLYKEIVGPAMTFIIAVIVLGITHVLDPSEILDGFANEQIAVIVMLLLIGDIYRRTSVLDIFFDYIFKRSKSVKNFTARMMFIVAPLSAFLNNTPLVALMMPYVHNSAKRFKTPVSKLMIPLSFAAILGGCATLIGTSTNLIVNGLVTDQKIIPNLPELNIFDFTAVGLPMVFIGILYILIFGQKMLPDTKSAMENLPAIERDYIVEGRIKTNSSLIGKTINEAGLRNLEGLFLFEILRENIRITAVPNDTILMEEDILLFTGNTKSVADFVKSKKGIEIPSVGMFSRKKNTEVIEIVISHNSSLNGKTLKEVNFRARFDATAIAVHRDGETVAGKIGNVELKSGDAVLLLAGTYFEARLKDTIDFFLISRVKEIRRIGIGRTAFLVGGTVVVILLSALGLIKFFNGLLVLLTGLVIFKITKPKNLVKSVDYELVLIIALSLALGLAMIKTGVADLFAEGIIAVFKPLGKIGILSGIYLITTILAAFITNKAAVAVIFPVSLTLAQELNLDVMPFILVVAYAAAANFMTPIGYQTNLMVYGPGGYKFKDFFKIGAPLTLIYMVVTITILSLIYF
- a CDS encoding YebC/PmpR family DNA-binding transcriptional regulator — encoded protein: MGRAFEYRKAAKMKRWGKMSTLFPKLSKAITIAAKEGGTDPDMNSKLRTAIINAKAGNMPKDNIDRAINRQKSEIIQQKLFSQVNIEEPNQGKLFLNFKVLLKKLFKNQNL
- a CDS encoding SDR family NAD(P)-dependent oxidoreductase, whose amino-acid sequence is MNKTALITGATSGIGKATALILAKNNYDLIITGRRQERLLDLENKIKTEYNVEVLILHFDIREKKETKRQIENLTGKWNEIHVLVNNAGLAAGLDFIQEGDIDDWEKMIDTNVKGLLYISRAIMPGMLSRKSGHIVNIGSVAGKETYLKGNVYCASKHAVDSITKAMRMDMLPYGIKVTSVNPGMTDTEFSFVRLGDKDAADKVYTGLTPLYAQDIAEAIEFVITRPDHVNINDILIMPTAQANSSHTHRTL
- a CDS encoding ATP-binding protein encodes the protein MKKEHFKQIIIEYQEYLSDIKFIRRHYAVEKNANYVFVGQRRVGKTYFMFQIIEDLIKSGTDKEQILYINFEDERLLELKTKDLQLIIESYKELYDLKPILFFDEIQNVKNWEKFVRRLSDQKYRIYITGSNAELLSKEIATTLGGRFLIKEIHSLSFKEFLDFKSIKLQENFEFKEQKYQIIKLFEEYFYYGGFPETINFKNKKEYLSNLYQKVFYGDIVSRYKVNNNFALKLLIKKIAENTNDATSFNRLKNVIKAVGVNVGTNTLINYFTYLEDAFFIYDIKNYNSKFAEKESIKKFYFADNGILNLFLLEPESKLLETLVFNTLRTKYKSENIYYYRDKIEIDFYLPKKELIQVSYDLQYEKTRNRKINAILKAKDELKASKYTIITYNEEEIIEIKNTKIELIPVWKWVLKF
- a CDS encoding GTP-binding protein, with product MELMRFTTAGSVDDGKSTLIGRLLYDSKSIFEDQIEAIKIASKNRGKEEADLALLTDGLRAEREQGITIDVAYRYFATPKRKFIIADTPGHIQYTRNMVTGASTANLAVILIDARNGVVEQTLRHTYIASLLQIPHVVVCINKMDLIDYNEKKYHKIKKHFMEFAPKLDIKDIRFIPISALKGDNVVDSSKKMEWYTGATLMHVLENIFISGDSNYVDARFPVQYVIRPQNDKYHDYRGYGGRIDGGIFRVGDKVKILPSGFESEIKSIDSLNESLELAYAPQSVSITIKDDIDISRGDMIVKSNNLPNQSQDITAMISWFHERPLIIGGKYSLRHTTKDIRCMVKEVRFKMNINTLERDHEDKDIQMNDIARIHIRTTQPLFYDSYRRNRNTGSFILIDEVTNETVGAGMIIERI
- the cysQ gene encoding 3'(2'),5'-bisphosphate nucleotidase CysQ, which gives rise to MDINNYIKTAIIASINAGKEILKVYESDDFQISSKEDKSPLTLADQNAHNKIVEFLEKTEIPILSEEGKHLPYDERKNWDYFWLVDPLDGTKEFIKRNGEFTVNIALIKGTIPIAGIIYVPVTKVLYFANSDEGAYKIEDIDSEDLHDFDFEILRSNAVKLPVPDFERPYTVVGSRSHMSEETTQYIEKLKEDHGDIEMLSVGSSLKQCMIAEGKADIYPRFGPTMEWDTGAGHAIINASGGSITQVDGSPLIYNKENLLNPYFIVKRNL
- a CDS encoding DUF6498-containing protein; amino-acid sequence: MKDRSIIFLIAVNLFPLLGVLFFDWDAIMIVMFYCIETFIIGLFNAAKMILSKVDSPQKYLSENKTSNGQFTDIQGNPGCIKIFLVPFFLFHYNIFVISQTVAIYFISTEFFENEISIQNFLTYDFIVTVLLIILSHAYSFYKNYIGKEEYKKISVQQLMSLPYKRIIIQQVTVIAGVFLIILFQGPIGFLILLIGLKLIVDIRAHNKSHKDNNSFLDKMIDLQKGRNIK
- a CDS encoding pyridoxal-phosphate dependent enzyme, with the protein product MNNKFHFKCRTCGYKIEGFKEWFGNNQKCPKCKDNKIYTIYNTPKEKINELINTKEKPKSLWHYFDFLPLEHKENIITDGEGVAPIERWDFFEDYAKRKYDLDLEIYINRNDTSFATGTFKDKGGALAASVLKEQGVKEYVVPSTGNTASAFAHYLAKAGISCSIFVPENALLDSEAHIGTYGQKLFRVKGDYAYAKKVATDYANKYGVLITGGNLDPLRLEAKKTQVFEMLRVMGKIPDVYIQAISGGTGPFAVEKAFIDFEGTDLLGKLPRFLLSQGDKCAPMAHAWEKAKANNFPEGYEKDYPIYENPEVLIPTIATGNPGMYPLMAPLVRKSGGEIFPVKEELAVDLARLVAFEHVIKIGPASAAGVLGLFEGLKRGLINNGETVFINMGESANRAYSFMQETAYTTENISSVDDCERFDRSKYKEMVWKPFEKY